Part of the Candidatus Bathyarchaeia archaeon genome, CATCACGAACATCATCAACCGTTACAGTCGCCAAGGAAAGTCTCCTTGCTGTTTGGCACTAAATCCGATTGAAAAAAATAAAAGAGGCAAATAAAAGCAATATTATTGAAAAACAAGCACGAAAAAACCGTAAAATGTAGAAAATAATGAATTTTAAGGTTAAAGTTTGCAGTGTAATTATGAGCTATTTTGTTGAAGTCAAAGGGCTGAAACGCGATAGAGGATATTTCCAAAAAAATTATAGCTTTAGTGATTGCATTTTAGTTTTAATGTTTTATGAATGGGGATGTTGGTTTGTGGCTTGGATGGTTTGCGGGTAAGGTTTCTTCTTGGTTTGTTAAGAGGCGTAGGGATTTGGTTGCCAAGAAGGTTAGGAGGGCTTTGCTTTCCATCCCCTTTTATAGGGAGAAGTTGAAGAAAAACTCTATTGGGCTTCATGAGGTTAAGGGGATTAACACCATTGAGAAGCTTGACGTTTTCCTTCAAAAACACAAGATAGAATGGGTGAAAAGCGAAGACCTTATTGACGGAGATTTTTCCTCCCACTTAAGCCTTACACCTAAAAGCGAAAGAACTTGGGTTCAATATTCGTCTGGCTATACGTTAGTTGAGCGTTTAAGAAAAGGTGAAAAGTTTCTGGAGGCTGCAAGAAAGTTTAGAAGGAAAAAGGTGGCTTTTACAGAGAACGATTTAAAGCTTGTAATAAATGAAGCCTATAGTCGTGGCTTAGAAAGACTATTTCCAAACAACATTATACCAAGAATTGCAATTTTCTCGAGGTTTTATGTTTACGGGGGGTCTGGAACCTATCCGTTCGCAAGCCTTTTAAGAATATCCTATAAGCGTCGTGTTATAGTTTTTCCGTATAGTGAACCTTCAAGTAAAGAACAGCTATGCGACTATGTTCTTGATTCAATCGAAAACGACACAAATGGTATAATCATTCCTCCGTCTACTCTTTGTGATTTAGGCGATTTTATGGTAGATAATAACCTCAAATATCCAAATTTAAGGTATATAGGAACCGGTGGTTTTAAGGTTACAAAAGAGGCTGTGGAGTTAGGGCATGAAATAGGTGCACAGCTAATCATAGACGCATATAGCGTGCAGGAATGTATGCCTTTAGGCTGCATAGCCTCTGGAACCATTTCAAGCTTGGATAGGAATTGGGAGCCTACTGAAGGTTTGATGGTTATGGGAAACCTTTGCCACGTTAGGGTGGTGGACAGGAATGGTGAAAACGTTGATGAAGGCGAGGAAGGCGAAATAAGAATAACTTCTCCGTTTGAAGGAACAACCCTAATCGATTATGCTCCTGGAGATGTTACAAAACTATTAAGCTACAATAGCGCTGTTGAATTTAAAGGGTGGAGAATAAACCTGCCGTATGCGTTGCTTTCATACGATATTAAAAGGAGCCATGAAAGCTCTTATGTTAAAATAAGGGAGTATCCCATGTCCCTGCCAATTTTGAATGAAATTCTCGCAACACACTGCAGCTATGACTATGCGATCTTTAAGCCTCAATCAAAAGATGAACTCATAATACTCGTTCCAGAAAGCATTAAAAAAAGCGACTTTGATGAAATATGCCAAAAAATTAGATACATCGCATATCCGCCAATTTACGATTTTGTAAGAGTGAAAAGGGTTAAAGAGGACAAATTAAGGAGAATAGTCTACTCGAACATTCACCATAAACCCCACAACATCATCCTTGAGCCTTCACGGCAGCTTGAGGAAGAAATCAATGCGCTTTAGAACCGTTTTAAATGATTGGCTGTGGACGTTATATCCCTTTTTCTATGATAGGATGCGCATTCTCCCCTCATACAGAGAGATGATGGAGAAGGTTGCTGAAAGCTTGTCTCCCAAAAAGAATAGCGTATACCTTGATTTGGGGTGTGGAACAGGCAACCTAATACAACTGCTCATATCGAAAGGCGCAATCGTATATGGGTTAGACTATTCCTTCTCAGCATTAAAAGTAGCCCACTCCAAACTAAAAAGGCAGAAAACAACGGGTTCAGCTAGAATCCACCTTTTCAGATTTGTGGATAAACTGCCTTTCAAGGATGAAAGTTTAGACGGGATTTCCGCGGTTAATTTCATCAGCTACATACAGCCATGCTCCGTGCAAAGGCTAATTT contains:
- a CDS encoding class I SAM-dependent methyltransferase; this encodes MRKKSMRFRTVLNDWLWTLYPFFYDRMRILPSYREMMEKVAESLSPKKNSVYLDLGCGTGNLIQLLISKGAIVYGLDYSFSALKVAHSKLKRQKTTGSARIHLFRFVDKLPFKDESLDGISAVNFISYIQPCSVQRLISEAKRVLKKGGRLSLVYVQSVTFTKGVSDYKLLIKQKPLQAITSTPFYLAVALMNLPMKLKTNIIHYKKEYIEKLMSKAGFKNIKTTPTYYGKTTLLTTGEKLAE